From the Acidilutibacter cellobiosedens genome, one window contains:
- a CDS encoding SLC13 family permease — translation MTGSSNSFKRNFIIFISLAIIFLFKLIPAPTGLPQAGMEVLGIFIGCLILWLTISIDWPSFLCIGLLGLMPMLGFNNVLASSFGNSTFAFLMFTFICTYALSETPFLRRCALFFITSPIAKKGSWHFVILFFFSVIFVGSFISPTVLFVIFLPILEEIYNVLKLKKGDKIAEMLMMGLAFCTSISSGMTPIAHVFSLMAMGYYKAATGRSIDYASYMAFAVPVGLISLIFMILIFKLIYRPDMSYIQNIDISSLKADNKPMDHKEKSILTIFAIVVGLWIIPGLIKPIFPSIAAKIDFYGTAMPPLFGAIALSVLTFEGKPLLNFKNAMSKGVPWGSLIMAAATLTFGTAMTNEKIGLTKYLSNSLGPAVSNMAPWLLVLLFTLWAAVQTNLSSNMVTVTTVCTIGIPIVLSTNGAVNTAAVASIIGMMSSYAFATPPAMPHIAIAGSSGWAHASQLLKYGTLLMIITVIITVIIGYPIASALM, via the coding sequence ATGACAGGGAGCTCAAATTCTTTTAAACGAAATTTTATAATTTTTATTTCTCTTGCCATTATATTTTTATTTAAGTTGATTCCTGCTCCGACGGGTTTACCCCAGGCAGGAATGGAAGTTTTGGGAATATTTATTGGTTGCCTTATCCTGTGGCTAACTATTTCTATTGATTGGCCAAGTTTTCTTTGTATAGGATTATTGGGGCTTATGCCAATGCTTGGATTCAACAATGTATTAGCAAGTTCTTTTGGAAATTCGACCTTTGCTTTTTTAATGTTTACGTTTATATGTACTTATGCTCTTTCAGAAACGCCATTTTTACGTCGATGCGCTTTATTTTTTATTACCAGTCCTATAGCTAAAAAAGGATCTTGGCATTTTGTAATTTTATTCTTTTTTTCTGTCATATTTGTAGGTTCATTTATTTCTCCAACAGTATTATTTGTTATTTTTTTACCAATTCTTGAAGAAATCTATAATGTTTTGAAACTTAAAAAGGGAGATAAGATAGCAGAGATGTTGATGATGGGATTGGCTTTTTGTACATCTATATCTTCGGGGATGACCCCAATTGCCCATGTGTTTTCTTTAATGGCTATGGGTTATTACAAAGCAGCAACAGGAAGGTCAATTGATTATGCCTCTTATATGGCATTTGCAGTGCCTGTAGGATTAATTAGCTTAATTTTTATGATTTTAATTTTTAAGCTTATTTATCGCCCTGACATGTCATACATTCAAAATATAGATATTTCTTCATTGAAAGCAGATAATAAACCTATGGATCATAAAGAAAAAAGTATACTAACAATCTTTGCAATTGTAGTAGGTCTATGGATAATACCAGGACTTATTAAACCTATTTTCCCAAGTATTGCAGCAAAAATTGATTTTTATGGTACAGCAATGCCTCCTTTATTTGGAGCGATTGCTTTATCTGTACTTACTTTTGAAGGCAAACCATTGCTTAATTTTAAAAATGCTATGTCAAAAGGAGTACCTTGGGGAAGTTTAATTATGGCAGCAGCGACATTAACTTTCGGTACAGCAATGACTAATGAAAAAATTGGATTAACAAAATATTTGTCGAACAGCTTAGGACCGGCGGTTTCAAATATGGCGCCTTGGCTACTTGTTTTATTGTTTACATTATGGGCAGCTGTTCAAACTAATTTATCTTCCAATATGGTTACGGTTACAACGGTTTGTACTATTGGAATTCCTATTGTTTTATCAACAAATGGAGCAGTAAATACTGCAGCCGTTGCATCAATTATTGGAATGATGTCTTCCTATGCTTTTGCTACTCCACCTGCTATGCCTCATATTGCAATTGCGGGAAGTTCAGGATGGGCCCATGCTTCTCAGTTACTTAAGTATGGAACTTTATTAATGATTATTACGGTAATTATCACCGTTATTATAGGGTATCCTATTGCATCGGCATTAATGTAG